The Gemmatimonadales bacterium genome segment CCGCCGGAGGCGCTCACCGCCGCACTCGCCCTCGTGCTTCCCGCCGAAATCCCGCCGCAATGACCTACGACGTGACGTTGATTCCGGGCGACGGCATCGGGCCCGAAATCACGGCGGAGACGGTGAAGGTGCTCGAGGCAACGGGACTCCGGTTCAACTGGGACGAGGAGCTGGCGGGCGTGGCGGCGGTGGAGGCCACCGGCACGCCGCTGCCCGACGCCACGGTCGAGAGCATCCGCCGGAACCGGCTCGCGCTCAAAGGGCCGCTCACGACACCGATCGGCACCGGCTTCCGCTCGGTGAACGTGGGCCTCAGGAAGGAATTCGAGCTCTTCGCCAACATCCGCCCGGCACGGACGATCATCCCGGGCGCCCGGTTCGAGCACGTGGACATCGTGCTGGTGCGCGAGAACCTCGAGGGACTGTACAGCGGCGTCGAGCACTTCGTCCCCGTGGGCGAAGACCCGCGCGCGGTGGGCGAATCGATCGCGATCGTCACCCGGGTGGGCTGCGAGCGGATCGTGCGCTACGCCTTCGAGTACGCACTGCGCCACGGCCGCACGCTGGTGACGATCGTGCACAAGGCGAACATTCTGAAGATGGTGAGCGGGCTCTTTCTCGAGGTCGGGCGCACGATCGCGCAGGAATACGCCGGCCGGATCCGCTCCAACGACATCATCGTCGACAATTGCGCCATGCAGCTCGTCATGCGCCCCGAGCAGTTCGACGTGATGGTGACGACCAACATGTTCGGCGACATCCTGAGCGACGAGGTCTCCGGGCTCGTGGGCGGGCTCGGCCTGGCCCCCGGGGCCAACATCGGGACCAAGGCCGCCATCTTCGAGGCGGTGCACGGGAGCGCGCCCGACATCGCGGGGTTGAACATGGCCAACCCGTCCGCGCAGATCCTCGGTGCCGCAATGATGCTCGACCACGTGGGCGAGCTGGAGCCGGCGCGGCGTATCCGCGCCGCCATCGAGCACGTGATCGTGCGCCAGTGCATCCGCACGCGCGACCTGGGCGGCACCGCGACCACGCAGGAGTTCGGCGATGCCGTCGCTCAGCGGGTTGCCTGAGGTCCCGTGCGCCAAATGCGGCCGCCGGGTGCCTGGACTCGCGTGGGGCGCGCTCTGCCCGGAGTGCCGGTGGGAGCGGGAGGCGCGTGCGCGGAAAATATCGTCGCGGGCGGCGCTGCTGGCAGCGGCGTTGATGGGCCTGTACGTGGCGCTCAGGATCCCGCCGCAACCGATGGCGCGGTTGCTGGGGATCATCGCGGTGCTGGTGACGTACCTGGTGGTAAGGCGGATCGCGGGGAGGATTGCGATGGAGTTTGTGAAATGAGCGACAAGGGAATCTCCGGGGTGCGCGCGGCGCTCCGGTGCGTCGCGCCGTCGATCCTTAGCGCCTTTACCGCCCTTACGGCCTGCCTTGTGACCCCTCTAACCGCCCAGTCGACTGGATTAACCATTTACAACGACGGCCGAATACTGGTGCGCCGAACCTTTCCCCTCAATCTCCCATCCGGCGCCTCCGAGCAACGCGTCCCGCTCGGGAGCTACGACCCCGCGACGGTCTTTTCTCTTGATTCCGCTGTCACCATCGTTGGCGCTGTGTACGATGGAGCCCTCGATGAAACAAGCGCCATGCGCCGCGCGGTCGGGCAGCGCATCGTGTTTCGGACGAGTCCAACGGATACCGTGAGCGCTACTGTGGTGAGCGCCGAGCCGGAGCGGTTCCGGCTGGCGGATGGGCGGGTGCTCTTTGCGCGGCCGGGGCAGCCGGCATTTCCGGCGGAGGTGGTACCCGCGGAACCGGTGACGCGGCTCGCGCTCCGCACCAGCGGCGCGCGGAAGGAGCTGCGGCTCGGATACTTCACCTCGGGCGCGGCGTGGGAGGCGAGCTACGAGGTCGTCCTCGGCCGCGCGGGGGCGCAGACCATGGCGCGGGTGACGGGCGCAGCGGTGATCACGTCGCAGACGCTCGCGGCCGACAGCGCGGAGGTGCAGCTGCTCGCCGGTGCGGTGAGCCGGGCGCAGGCCCCGCAACCCCCGCCGCGTCCGGTCGCACGGGCCGAGGCGTTCGCGGCCAAAGCGCCGTCGGCGGAAGCGGCCGAGCAGCGCGTCGGCGAATTTCATCTCTACACGCTCGCCGGGCGCACGACGCTGGTGCCGGGGACGACCACGTCGGTGGCGCTTTTCGCGCCGGCATCGGCGGCGGTCGACCGGGCGTACGTCGTGCCCGGGGAGTTGCCGTACTGGGGATTCGTGCCGCAGCAGGGTGACGAGACCGAAGTCCCCGTTCAGGTGAGCTACACGGTGAAGCGTCCGCGGAAGACTGCGTTCGGCGAGAAGCCGCTCCCGGCCGGCGTGGCGCGGCTCTTCCAGCCGGACAGCGCCGGCCGCGTGCAGCTCATCGGCGAGGCGGCCGTGGATCACACCCCGGCGGGCGAAGATCTGAAACTCGATGCTGGCACCGCGTTCGATCTCACCGCACGCCGGGTGCAGACCTCCTATTCCACCCGGCGCGACAGCACCGCGGCGCATGGCATCCGCACCGTGGTCACCGCCGACTACCGTGTGTCGCTCACCAACGCGACCGACTCCGCGGCCACGGTCGAGGTGCGGGAGCAGCGCACGGGCGAGTGGAGCGTGCTCTCGAGCTCGGTGCCAGCCGAGCGGGTATCGTCCACCCTGGTGAAGTTCCGCGTGCCGGTGCCGGCGCGCGGCAGTGCCACGCTCACGTATCGGATACGGGCCGCGTGGTGAACGACGTCACGCTGGTTCACATGTCGGACCTGCACTTCGGCGGGCTCGCCGACCTGCGGCAGGTCGACGTGCTCGAGTCGCTGGTGCCGACGCTCGGCGCCGACGCGATCGTCATCGCCGGGGACCTCACCCAGCGCGCGCGGCACGGCGAGTTCCAGCGGGCGCAGGTCTTCGTCCGCGCGCTCCAGGCCTCCGCGCCGACGCTCGTGATCCCCGGCAATCACGACATCCAGTGGTGGCAGAGTCCGCTGGGCCTCCGCGGCGAGCGGGCCAAGTACGCCAAGTACTTGCAGTATTTTCCCGACCTGCGCCCGGTGCTCCAGATTCCGGGCGCCATGATCGTGGGGGCGCTCAGCAGCTACGGTGTCGCGCCGGGCTCGCTCACCTGGAATCTGCGCGACGTGGCGGTGAAGGGACATCTGCCGCGCTCGGAGACGCGGCGCGTTACGGCGCTCTTCGCCCACGCGCCGGCCGGTGCGGCCCGCGTGCTGGTACTGCACCACAACGTGCTCGCCGGTGTATCGTCCCGCCGCATGGGGCTGGCCCGCTGGCGCTCGGCGCACCGGCGGCTGGTGGCCACGGGCGCGGATCTCGTGCTCTGCGGCCACGACCACCAGGAGGGCGCCGACATGCTCGCGGGCCGGGTCGCCGTCAGCACCTCCGGCACCCACAGCTTCCGCACCCGCGGGGGGCGGGCGTCGGTGTTCAACCTGATTCGCATCGAGTCGACCGTGATTCACATTCAGCATTATCGATGGGACGCGACGGCGGGCAACTTTCTCGCCTCCGACCGCTTCAGCTTCACCCGCGGCAACGCCGCCGAGCCGGTCGTCTCCGCGACCGGCGGAGTGTAACCGATGCGACCCGCCTCGCTGCTGGTACCGCCGGAGGACGTGCTCACCCATCGCCTGAGCCGGCTCGGCCTGCGTCCGGTGGCGTCCGTCCGCACCCACACCAACCGGAGCGTCATGGTGAGCCTCACCGGCGGCCTCGTCTTGCGGCTGCACCGCGGCTACGCCCACGCGCCCGACCCGGTGCTCGCCGCCATCGTGCGCTTCCTCGATCCGCGGCGGCCGCGCGCGGTGCGGCGCCGGGCGGAGGCGGAGTTCCTCGCGTTTCCGGTGGAGCAGTTCGCGCCGCGCTCCGAGCGGCCGAGGGCGCCGGACCGGCCGCGGCCCGGTGATCTCGCGCTGCTGCACCGGCTGAATGAAGTGCACCGCCGGTTCAACGCCGAATTCTTCGGCGGCGCGCTTGGCGCGGTGCCGCTCCGGCTCTCGGGCCGCATGCGCACGCGGCTCGGTGAGGTGAGCGTGGATCTCCGCACCGGGCAGCCGATCGAGGTCGCGATCAGCCGGCGCCATCTCGCGGAGCACCCGTGGAGCGAAGTGGAGCACACCATGCTGCACGAGATGGTGCACCAGTGGCAGGCGGAGTCGGGGCTGCCGGTGGATCACGGGCCGAGCTTTCGCGCCAAGGCGCGCGAGGTGGGCGTGCTGCCGGCGGCCAAGCGCGCCGTGCGGCGGGAGAGCGCGCCGGCGGCGCGGCGGCGGCGGGCAGCGCGGAGCGGGCTCGGGGCGTGACTGGGGGCGGCGGCGGACTGCCGGACGAGCTCGCGGTGGTCCGGGACGTCTCGCATCGGCTCGACGCGGCCGGCCTTCCGTACATGCTCACCGGCTCGCTCGCGATGAACTACTATGTCGAGCCGCGCATGACGCGCGATATCGACGTAATCATCGACGAAGCCGGCCGCGACGCCGCGCGCATTGCGGCCATCTTCCAACCCGAGTATTACGTATCGCGCGAAGCAGTCGCCGAAGCCATCGCGCTCCGCACGTCGTTCAATGCGATTCACCTCCTGGCGGCGATCAAGGTGGATTGCTTTCCGCGGAAACCGGGCGAGTTCCGGGCGGCGGAATTGCATCGACGCCGCCGAGTGGCCATTGCCGGTTTCGAAACGTCTATCGCAACCATCGAGGATCTCGTTCTCGCGAAGCTGCTCTGGGCGCGCGAGTCGCGCTCCGAGCTCCAGCGGCGGGACGTGCGCAAGTTGCTGGAGGCGCCACACGACGCCGGGTACATTTCGGATTGGGTCGCGCGTTTGGATCTGGCCGACCTCTGGCAGGAGGTCCATCGATGAGCGATACGCAACCGGAGGCGGCGCGCCGTTACCGCGACATGATGCGCGCGCACTCCGGCGCGGAGCGGTTCGTCATGGGAACCGGCATGTTCGAGACCGCGCGGCTGCTCGCGATCGCCTCGTTTCCGCCGGCGCTTTCGCCCGACGAGCTCCGGCGCCGTCTCTTTGCCCGCTTCTATGGCGACCTGCCGCCCGAGCAGGTGCCGCCCAGTCTCCGAAACCCGTAGGCCGGTCACCCGGCTCCGCGCATGCCGCCCGACCGCGCCCACCACTTTGCCGTCGCCGTGCGCTGGACCGGCAACCGCGGCGCCGGCACGGCCGATTACCGCGCGTTCGACCGCACGCACGAGATCACGGCCGAGGGCCGCCCGCCGATCCCCGCATCGTCCGACCCGATCTTTCGCGGCGATCGCGCGCGCTACAATCCCGAGCTGCTCCTCGTCGCCTCGCTCTCTTCCTGTCACATGCTCTGGTATCTCCATCTCGCCGCCGACGCGGGCGTCGTCGTGACCGCGTACGAAGACGCGGCGCACGGGACGATGGCGGAAGCGCCTGACGGCGGCGGCCGGTTCACCGAGGTCGTGCTGCATCCCGCCGTGACGTTGGCCCCGGGCGCCGATGCCGAGCGGGCGCACGCGTTACATCAGCGGGCGCACTCGCTCTGCTTCATCGCGCGCTCGGTCAACTTCCCGGTGCGCTGCGAGCCGCTCGCCTGCCGATTCGCCGGCGCCGGCGATATCTTACCGTCCTCTTCCCGAGTCCGCCCGAGGCCCCACGATGGGTAGCGCCACCGCAACCAGCCAGTACACCGGCGTCGACTTCTTCAACGTCGATACCCTCCTCTCCGAGGAGGAGCGCGCCGTGCGCGACACCGTGCGCGCCTGGGTGGACGAGCACCTGATGCCGGTGATCGGGCCGTGTTATCTCGAGGGAAGATTCCCCAAGCAGCTCATCCCCGGCATGGCCGAGCTCGGCCTCTTCGGCGCCAACCTGCCGGAGGAGTACGGCTGCGCGGGGCTCAACAACGTCGCCTACGGGCTCATCATGCAGGAGCTGGAGCGGGGCGACAGCGGCATCCGCTCGTTCGCGTCGGTGCAGGGCGCGCTGGTGATGTATCCGATCTTCACCTTCGGCTCGGACGAGCAGAAGCGGCACTGGCTGCCGCTCCTCGCGTCGGGGCAGGAGATCGGCTGCTTCGGGCTCACCGAGCCGGACTTCGGTTCCAACCCCGGCGGCATGATCACCACCGCGCGCGAGACCCGCGACGGCTGGGTGCTGAACGGCACCAAGATGTGGATCACCAACGGGTCGCAGGCCACGGTGTCCGTCATCTGGGCCAAGACCGGCGACGTCACCGACGCCAAATCGATCCGCGGCTTCATCGTCCCCACCGACACCCGCGGCTACACCGCCAAGGATCAGCACGGCAAGCTTTCGCTCCGCGCCTCGGACACGAGCGAGATCCACCTCGAGGACGTCCATCTGCCGGAGGATGCCGTGCTCCCCGGATCGGGCGGCCTCAAGAGCCCGCTCATGTGTCTCACCCAGGCGCGCTACGGCATCGCGTGGGGCGCGGTGGGTGCCGCGATGGCGTGCTACGACGAGGCGCTCAGGTACGCGAAGAACCGGGTGATGTTCGACAAGCCGATCGCCGGCACCCAGATCCAGCAGGTGCGGCTGGTCGACATGCTGACCGAGATCACCAAGGCGCAGCTCCTGGCGCTCCAGCTCGGCCGGCTCAAGGACGCGGGGACGATGTCGCCCGAGCAGGTTTCGCTCGCCAAGCGCAACAACGTGAGCATG includes the following:
- a CDS encoding isocitrate/isopropylmalate dehydrogenase family protein, which produces MTYDVTLIPGDGIGPEITAETVKVLEATGLRFNWDEELAGVAAVEATGTPLPDATVESIRRNRLALKGPLTTPIGTGFRSVNVGLRKEFELFANIRPARTIIPGARFEHVDIVLVRENLEGLYSGVEHFVPVGEDPRAVGESIAIVTRVGCERIVRYAFEYALRHGRTLVTIVHKANILKMVSGLFLEVGRTIAQEYAGRIRSNDIIVDNCAMQLVMRPEQFDVMVTTNMFGDILSDEVSGLVGGLGLAPGANIGTKAAIFEAVHGSAPDIAGLNMANPSAQILGAAMMLDHVGELEPARRIRAAIEHVIVRQCIRTRDLGGTATTQEFGDAVAQRVA
- a CDS encoding metallophosphoesterase; translation: MVNDVTLVHMSDLHFGGLADLRQVDVLESLVPTLGADAIVIAGDLTQRARHGEFQRAQVFVRALQASAPTLVIPGNHDIQWWQSPLGLRGERAKYAKYLQYFPDLRPVLQIPGAMIVGALSSYGVAPGSLTWNLRDVAVKGHLPRSETRRVTALFAHAPAGAARVLVLHHNVLAGVSSRRMGLARWRSAHRRLVATGADLVLCGHDHQEGADMLAGRVAVSTSGTHSFRTRGGRASVFNLIRIESTVIHIQHYRWDATAGNFLASDRFSFTRGNAAEPVVSATGGV
- a CDS encoding SprT-like domain-containing protein, with amino-acid sequence MRPASLLVPPEDVLTHRLSRLGLRPVASVRTHTNRSVMVSLTGGLVLRLHRGYAHAPDPVLAAIVRFLDPRRPRAVRRRAEAEFLAFPVEQFAPRSERPRAPDRPRPGDLALLHRLNEVHRRFNAEFFGGALGAVPLRLSGRMRTRLGEVSVDLRTGQPIEVAISRRHLAEHPWSEVEHTMLHEMVHQWQAESGLPVDHGPSFRAKAREVGVLPAAKRAVRRESAPAARRRRAARSGLGA
- a CDS encoding OsmC family protein — its product is MPPDRAHHFAVAVRWTGNRGAGTADYRAFDRTHEITAEGRPPIPASSDPIFRGDRARYNPELLLVASLSSCHMLWYLHLAADAGVVVTAYEDAAHGTMAEAPDGGGRFTEVVLHPAVTLAPGADAERAHALHQRAHSLCFIARSVNFPVRCEPLACRFAGAGDILPSSSRVRPRPHDG
- a CDS encoding acyl-CoA dehydrogenase family protein — translated: MGSATATSQYTGVDFFNVDTLLSEEERAVRDTVRAWVDEHLMPVIGPCYLEGRFPKQLIPGMAELGLFGANLPEEYGCAGLNNVAYGLIMQELERGDSGIRSFASVQGALVMYPIFTFGSDEQKRHWLPLLASGQEIGCFGLTEPDFGSNPGGMITTARETRDGWVLNGTKMWITNGSQATVSVIWAKTGDVTDAKSIRGFIVPTDTRGYTAKDQHGKLSLRASDTSEIHLEDVHLPEDAVLPGSGGLKSPLMCLTQARYGIAWGAVGAAMACYDEALRYAKNRVMFDKPIAGTQIQQVRLVDMLTEITKAQLLALQLGRLKDAGTMSPEQVSLAKRNNVSMATDCAREARRLLGANGILAEYHSMRHLANLESVYTYEGTHDMHSLIVGQSITGLAAF